Proteins co-encoded in one Afipia sp. P52-10 genomic window:
- a CDS encoding lipopolysaccharide assembly protein LapA domain-containing protein — protein MLRKIVNAVVLLPLAIVFVVFAVANRHMVTVSLDPFNTADPALSVTIPLFVVILLAAIAGALAGGAATWFRQGRWRRAARRHQAEAQAARSQRDGPRATDDPSARPGMLLPPSA, from the coding sequence ATGCTGCGGAAGATTGTCAACGCCGTCGTGCTGCTTCCCCTGGCGATCGTGTTCGTCGTGTTTGCCGTCGCCAACCGCCATATGGTGACGGTATCGCTCGATCCGTTCAATACGGCCGATCCGGCCCTGAGTGTGACCATCCCGCTGTTCGTCGTTATCCTGCTGGCCGCGATCGCCGGCGCGCTGGCCGGTGGGGCAGCGACCTGGTTCCGACAGGGGCGCTGGCGTCGCGCGGCCCGCCGCCATCAGGCGGAGGCGCAGGCGGCCCGCAGTCAGCGGGACGGGCCGCGGGCCACCGATGACCCGTCCGCACGGCCAGGCATGCTGCTGCCGCCTTCGGCCTGA
- a CDS encoding integration host factor subunit beta encodes MIKSELVQRIAEHNPHLYQRDVENIVNAILDEIVAALARGDRVELRGFGAFSVKHRPARSGRNPRTGEHVPVDQKSVPFFKTGKEMRERLNRANGEDTTPS; translated from the coding sequence ATGATCAAGTCAGAGCTTGTTCAACGCATCGCAGAGCATAACCCGCATCTCTATCAGCGGGATGTCGAGAACATCGTCAACGCGATTCTGGACGAAATTGTCGCAGCCCTCGCGAGAGGCGATCGGGTGGAATTGCGCGGGTTCGGCGCCTTTTCCGTCAAGCATCGGCCGGCACGATCGGGTCGCAATCCGCGGACCGGCGAGCATGTTCCGGTCGATCAGAAGAGCGTGCCGTTCTTCAAGACCGGCAAGGAAATGCGCGAGCGCCTGAACCGTGCGAATGGCGAAGACACCACGCCATCCTGA
- the sppA gene encoding signal peptide peptidase SppA: MPSDADLIVDRRRMRRKLTFWRVAAALLAAVAIVGGALLATPAGRRAIGGESAIARIKIEGLIRSDSDRVAALERLGNSSAKAVIVHINSPGGTTAGAEQLHDSLVRLKAKKPMVVVVDGLCASGGYIAALASDHIISQGTSLVGSIGVLVQFPNFAELMKTVGVKLEEVKSSPLKAAPNGFEPTSPEARAAIDDLVKDSYAWFRDLVKSRRNMDDATLEKVADGRVFTGRQALNLKLVDQLGDEKTAVAWLVAQKKIDREMPVRDFRMTPRFSDMSFIRLAASVALDAVGLGSVARQIEAAGAVQAVDQLGLQGLLALWRPSVTE, from the coding sequence ATGCCGTCCGATGCCGACCTGATCGTTGATCGTCGCCGCATGCGCCGGAAGCTGACCTTCTGGCGCGTTGCCGCCGCGCTGTTGGCCGCGGTGGCCATCGTCGGCGGAGCCCTGCTGGCGACGCCGGCCGGACGCCGTGCCATCGGCGGGGAGTCCGCGATCGCCCGGATCAAGATCGAAGGATTGATCCGCAGCGACAGCGATCGCGTGGCTGCGCTGGAGCGGCTCGGCAATTCATCGGCGAAGGCCGTCATCGTCCATATCAATTCGCCGGGCGGCACCACCGCCGGCGCCGAGCAGCTTCACGACTCGCTCGTCCGCCTGAAGGCGAAAAAGCCGATGGTGGTGGTTGTCGACGGCCTCTGCGCATCGGGCGGTTACATCGCCGCGCTCGCGTCTGATCACATCATCTCGCAAGGCACTTCGCTGGTCGGGTCGATCGGCGTGCTGGTGCAGTTTCCGAATTTCGCCGAGCTCATGAAGACCGTCGGCGTGAAGCTGGAGGAGGTGAAGTCCTCGCCGCTCAAGGCGGCTCCGAACGGATTCGAACCGACGAGTCCCGAAGCGCGCGCCGCGATCGACGATCTGGTCAAGGATTCCTATGCCTGGTTCCGCGACCTGGTGAAGAGCCGGCGCAACATGGACGATGCGACGCTCGAGAAGGTTGCCGACGGTCGCGTGTTCACCGGCCGGCAGGCGCTGAACTTGAAGCTCGTGGATCAGCTCGGCGACGAGAAGACCGCGGTCGCCTGGCTGGTCGCACAGAAGAAGATCGATCGCGAGATGCCGGTGCGGGATTTCCGGATGACACCGCGGTTCAGCGACATGAGCTTCATCCGTCTCGCGGCTTCGGTGGCGCTTGATGCGGTAGGTCTTGGGAGCGTCGCGCGCCAGATCGAAGCGGCCGGCGCCGTGCAGGCGGTGGATCAGCTTGGCCTTCAGGGCCTGCTGGCGTTGTGGCGTCCGTCTGTGACGGAATAG
- the rpsA gene encoding 30S ribosomal protein S1, with product MASSTATSYNPSRDDFAAMLDESFAGGNLQESSVIKGKVVAIEKDMAVIDVGLKTEGRVALREFSGPGRENQLKVGDEVEVFLDRIENALGEAVLSRDKARREESWGKLEKAFQNNEKVNGVIFNQVKGGFTVDLDGAVAFLPRSQVDIRPVRDVAPLMNNPQPFQILKMDRRRGNIVVSRRTVLEETRAEQRQELVQNLEEGQVIDGVVKNITDYGAFVDLGGIDGLLHVTDIAWRRVNHPSEVLSIGQTVKVKIIKINHETHRISLGMKQLLDDPWQGIEAKYPLGAKILGRVTNITDYGAFVELEPGIEGLIHVSEMSWTKKNMHPGKIVSTSQEVEVQVLEVDSVKRRISLGLKQTMRNPWELFVEKYPVGAVVEGEVKNKTEFGLFLGLDGDVDGMVHLSDLDWKLPGEQVIDNFKKGDMVKAVVLDVDVEKERISLGIKQLEGDPFAEPGDVKKGAVVTCEVLDVKEGGIDVKIAGTDFTTFIKRSELARDRSEQRPERFAVGEKVDARVIQFDKKARKVQVSIKALEVAEEKEAIAQYGSSDSGATLGDILGTALKQRSGEK from the coding sequence ATGGCTTCTAGCACTGCGACTTCCTACAACCCCTCCCGCGATGATTTCGCGGCAATGCTCGACGAATCCTTCGCCGGCGGCAACCTGCAGGAAAGCTCTGTCATCAAGGGCAAGGTCGTTGCCATCGAAAAGGATATGGCCGTCATCGACGTCGGCCTGAAGACTGAAGGCCGGGTGGCCCTGCGTGAGTTCTCCGGCCCGGGCCGTGAGAACCAGCTGAAGGTCGGCGACGAGGTCGAAGTGTTCCTCGACCGTATCGAGAATGCGCTCGGCGAGGCCGTGCTGTCGCGCGACAAGGCGCGCCGCGAAGAGAGCTGGGGCAAGCTGGAGAAGGCGTTCCAGAACAACGAAAAGGTCAACGGCGTTATCTTCAATCAGGTCAAGGGCGGCTTCACGGTCGATCTCGACGGCGCCGTGGCGTTCCTGCCGCGCTCGCAGGTGGACATCCGTCCGGTGCGCGACGTTGCGCCGCTGATGAACAACCCGCAGCCGTTCCAAATCCTGAAGATGGATCGCCGCCGCGGCAACATCGTCGTGTCGCGCCGGACCGTGCTCGAAGAGACCCGCGCCGAACAGCGTCAGGAGCTGGTGCAGAACCTCGAAGAGGGTCAGGTCATCGACGGCGTCGTCAAGAACATCACTGATTACGGTGCGTTCGTTGACCTCGGCGGCATCGACGGCCTGTTGCACGTCACCGACATCGCCTGGCGCCGCGTCAATCACCCGAGCGAGGTTCTGTCCATCGGCCAGACCGTCAAGGTGAAGATCATCAAGATCAACCACGAGACGCACCGCATCTCGCTGGGCATGAAGCAGCTGCTGGACGATCCGTGGCAGGGCATCGAGGCGAAGTACCCGCTCGGCGCCAAGATCCTGGGCCGCGTTACCAACATCACCGACTACGGCGCGTTCGTCGAACTGGAGCCGGGCATCGAAGGCCTGATCCACGTCTCGGAGATGTCGTGGACCAAGAAGAACATGCACCCCGGCAAGATCGTCTCCACCTCTCAGGAGGTCGAGGTGCAGGTGCTCGAGGTGGATTCGGTCAAGCGCCGCATCTCGCTCGGCCTCAAGCAGACCATGCGCAATCCTTGGGAGCTGTTCGTCGAGAAGTATCCGGTCGGCGCAGTGGTCGAGGGCGAGGTCAAGAACAAGACCGAGTTCGGTCTGTTCCTGGGTCTCGACGGCGACGTGGACGGCATGGTCCACCTCTCCGATCTCGACTGGAAGCTGCCGGGCGAGCAGGTGATCGACAACTTCAAGAAGGGCGACATGGTCAAGGCCGTGGTGCTCGACGTCGATGTCGAGAAGGAGCGGATCTCGCTCGGCATCAAGCAGCTCGAAGGCGACCCCTTCGCCGAGCCGGGCGACGTCAAGAAGGGTGCTGTCGTGACCTGCGAAGTGCTCGACGTGAAGGAAGGCGGCATCGACGTGAAGATCGCCGGTACCGACTTCACCACCTTCATCAAGCGCTCCGAGCTGGCGCGCGATCGCTCCGAGCAGCGGCCCGAGCGGTTCGCGGTCGGCGAAAAGGTCGACGCCCGCGTCATCCAGTTCGACAAGAAGGCCCGCAAGGTCCAGGTGTCGATCAAGGCCCTGGAAGTGGCCGAGGAGAAGGAAGCCATCGCGCAGTACGGTTCGTCCGATTCGGGCGCGACGCTGGGCGACATTCTCGGCACCGCGCTCAAGCAGCGCAGCGGCGAGAAGTAA
- the cmk gene encoding (d)CMP kinase, with the protein MIIAIDGPAASGKGTLGKRLAAHYGYRHLDTGLIYRAVAKAMLDAGHALTDEARAIATATALDAGHLGDPALKTDAMGQAASVISAYPGVRAALFDFQRDFASHPPGAVLDGRDIGTVICPYAEVKIFVVASAEVRARRRALEIAGRGEPVDEAAVLDDIKKRDERDRNRSAAPLKAADDAHLLDTSALDIESAVRAAIDIVEAVRAGR; encoded by the coding sequence GTGATTATCGCCATTGATGGCCCGGCCGCCTCGGGCAAGGGGACGCTCGGCAAGCGTTTGGCCGCACATTACGGCTATCGCCATCTCGACACCGGATTGATTTACCGCGCGGTCGCCAAGGCGATGCTCGATGCCGGCCATGCGTTGACCGACGAGGCGCGGGCGATCGCGACCGCCACCGCCCTCGATGCGGGGCATCTCGGCGATCCTGCGCTGAAGACCGATGCGATGGGGCAGGCTGCGTCGGTGATTTCCGCCTATCCCGGGGTCCGCGCCGCCTTGTTCGACTTCCAGCGCGACTTCGCCAGCCACCCGCCCGGCGCCGTTCTGGACGGTCGCGATATTGGCACCGTGATCTGCCCCTACGCGGAGGTGAAGATCTTCGTGGTCGCCTCGGCCGAGGTGCGGGCCCGCCGCCGGGCGCTGGAGATCGCCGGCCGCGGCGAGCCGGTCGACGAGGCGGCGGTGCTGGACGACATCAAGAAGCGCGATGAACGGGACCGGAACCGGTCGGCGGCGCCGCTGAAAGCGGCTGATGACGCGCACTTGCTGGATACGTCCGCTTTGGATATAGAAAGCGCTGTCCGGGCCGCCATCGACATTGTCGAGGCCGTTCGAGCGGGCCGGTAG
- the aroA gene encoding 3-phosphoshikimate 1-carboxyvinyltransferase, protein MTHSDRKTPLEARRSAALSGRVRVPGDKSISHRSLILGALAVGETRISGLLEGEDVLNTAAAMRALGARVERQGEGAWTVHGVGVAGFVSPAKPLDFGNSGTGCRLAMGAVAGSPVTAVFDGDASLRSRPMRRILDPLEQMGARSSDGADGGRLPLTLHGARDPVPIVYRTPVASAQIKSAVLLAGLSAPGVTTVIEKEWSRDHTELMLRHFGAEVSSEPEGPHGRKISLKGQPELKGAAVVVPADPSSAAFPMVAALVVPDSEIVLTDVMTNPLRTGLIKTLREMGGQIDELNTRRDAGEPMAEFRVRASRLRGVEVPAERAPSMIDEYLVLAVAASFAEGTTIMRGLQELRVKESDRLAATADMLRVNGVKVEIDGDDMIVEGRGHVPGGGLVATHMDHRIAMSALMMGLASDLPVKVDDTAFIATSFPDFVPMMQKMGAEFA, encoded by the coding sequence TTGACACATTCCGATCGAAAAACGCCGCTTGAGGCCCGCAGGAGCGCTGCCCTGTCCGGACGGGTCCGGGTTCCGGGAGACAAATCGATTTCCCACCGGTCCCTCATTCTGGGAGCCCTGGCCGTGGGCGAAACCCGGATTTCCGGGCTTCTCGAGGGGGAAGACGTTCTCAATACCGCCGCCGCGATGCGTGCGCTGGGCGCTCGGGTCGAGCGGCAAGGGGAGGGCGCGTGGACGGTGCATGGGGTCGGCGTCGCCGGCTTCGTTTCTCCGGCCAAGCCGCTCGATTTCGGCAATTCCGGCACCGGCTGCCGGCTGGCGATGGGGGCGGTGGCCGGCTCGCCCGTCACCGCGGTTTTCGATGGCGATGCCAGCCTGCGCTCGCGGCCGATGCGGCGGATTCTCGATCCGCTCGAGCAGATGGGGGCGCGCAGCAGCGACGGCGCTGATGGCGGCCGTCTGCCGCTGACCCTGCACGGCGCGCGCGACCCGGTTCCGATCGTCTATCGGACGCCGGTGGCTTCCGCGCAGATCAAGTCGGCGGTGCTGCTGGCTGGGCTGTCCGCGCCGGGCGTGACGACCGTGATCGAGAAGGAATGGAGCCGCGACCATACCGAGCTGATGCTCCGTCATTTCGGCGCGGAGGTGTCGTCCGAGCCGGAAGGCCCACATGGCCGCAAGATTTCGCTGAAAGGCCAGCCGGAACTGAAAGGCGCGGCGGTTGTGGTCCCCGCCGATCCGTCCTCGGCCGCATTTCCGATGGTTGCGGCATTGGTGGTGCCCGACTCCGAGATCGTGCTGACGGACGTGATGACCAATCCGCTGCGGACCGGCCTGATCAAGACGCTGCGCGAGATGGGCGGTCAGATCGACGAGCTGAACACCCGTCGTGATGCCGGGGAGCCGATGGCCGAGTTCCGGGTGCGCGCCTCGCGGCTGCGCGGCGTCGAAGTACCGGCGGAGCGGGCGCCGTCGATGATCGATGAATATCTGGTGCTGGCGGTGGCGGCGAGCTTCGCCGAAGGCACCACGATCATGCGCGGCCTGCAGGAGCTGCGGGTCAAGGAGTCGGACCGGCTGGCGGCGACCGCCGACATGCTGCGGGTCAACGGCGTGAAGGTCGAGATCGACGGCGACGACATGATCGTCGAGGGCCGGGGCCATGTGCCTGGTGGCGGGCTGGTCGCCACCCATATGGATCACCGAATCGCCATGTCGGCGTTGATGATGGGGCTTGCTTCCGATCTGCCGGTGAAGGTCGATGACACGGCATTCATCGCCACGAGTTTCCCGGATTTCGTGCCGATGATGCAGAAAATGGGTGCGGAGTTCGCGTGA
- a CDS encoding TIGR02300 family protein, which yields MAKSELGTKRICPTTGKKFYDLNKNPVISPYTGEVVPILAPAAARGRGAAANASAEDTAPEAAELETVSLEEADAENTGKMKEVPESEDDIEVDDTLDDEDDDSTFIAEEEEGEDDVTDIIGDVSDDEEN from the coding sequence GTGGCCAAGTCCGAACTCGGAACCAAACGTATTTGTCCAACGACGGGCAAGAAGTTTTACGACCTGAATAAGAACCCGGTCATCTCGCCCTATACCGGGGAAGTCGTGCCGATCCTCGCTCCGGCGGCCGCGCGCGGCCGCGGCGCTGCCGCGAATGCCTCGGCTGAGGACACCGCGCCCGAGGCCGCCGAGCTCGAGACCGTCTCGCTGGAAGAGGCCGATGCGGAGAACACCGGCAAGATGAAAGAAGTGCCGGAGAGCGAAGACGATATCGAGGTGGATGACACCCTTGACGACGAGGACGATGATTCGACCTTCATCGCCGAGGAAGAAGAGGGCGAGGACGATGTGACCGACATCATCGGCGACGTGTCCGATGATGAAGAGAATTGA